Proteins encoded together in one Flavobacterium keumense window:
- a CDS encoding MBL fold metallo-hydrolase: protein MKIYFLGTGTSQGIPIIGSDHPVCKSIDVRDKRLRVSAWVSWENHSFVFDCGPDFRQQMLVSNCQKVDGILFTHEHADHTAGIDDIRPFNFRQGPMPIYAHQRVIDNLKNRFDYVFETENKYPGAPSVSTIEVQNNRPFVIGNKTAIPINVMHGDLQVFGYRIDDFAYLTDVKTVEESEIEKLKELKVLVVNALREEPHQTHFNLQEALDFITLVQPEKAYLTHISHHLGFHEEVQKKLPENVFLAYDNLEITI, encoded by the coding sequence TTGAAAATATATTTTTTAGGTACTGGTACATCGCAAGGCATTCCTATTATTGGGAGTGATCATCCTGTTTGTAAAAGCATTGATGTCAGAGACAAACGTTTGCGTGTTTCGGCTTGGGTGTCATGGGAAAATCATTCATTTGTATTTGATTGTGGCCCTGATTTTAGGCAACAGATGTTGGTTTCCAATTGTCAAAAAGTAGACGGAATTTTATTTACTCACGAGCACGCTGATCATACAGCAGGGATAGATGATATTCGGCCGTTTAATTTTCGTCAAGGACCAATGCCAATTTATGCGCACCAACGTGTAATTGATAATTTAAAAAATCGTTTTGATTATGTGTTTGAAACGGAAAATAAATATCCAGGAGCTCCATCGGTATCAACTATCGAAGTCCAAAACAATCGTCCATTTGTAATTGGAAATAAAACAGCAATTCCTATTAACGTTATGCATGGCGATTTGCAAGTCTTTGGTTATCGTATTGATGATTTTGCTTATTTGACAGACGTAAAAACAGTTGAGGAATCAGAAATTGAAAAACTAAAAGAGCTTAAAGTTTTGGTCGTAAACGCTTTACGCGAAGAACCGCACCAAACCCACTTCAATTTGCAAGAAGCCTTAGATTTTATAACTTTGGTACAGCCTGAGAAAGCCTATTTGACACACATTAGTCATCATTTGGGTTTTCATGAAGAAGTACAAAAAAAGCTTCCTGAAAATGTTTTTCTTGCGTATGATAATTTAGAAATCACCATTTAA
- a CDS encoding alpha/beta hydrolase, with amino-acid sequence MNLSLEYLIRAPKIKKDSNPLLLLLHGYGSNEADLFSFASELPEDYYVVSARAPYDLQYGSYAWYAINFDADENKFSDHEQAKVSRDLIGTFINELLENYPIDATNITLIGFSQGAILSYGVALSDPQKIKNVIGLSGYVSEPILKAGFENNDFSTLGIFASHGTVDQVIPVEWARKSDVFLTQLGITHTYKEYPIGHGISPQVFFDFKNWLQAHS; translated from the coding sequence ATGAATTTATCTTTAGAATACCTCATCAGAGCACCCAAAATAAAAAAGGATTCAAATCCGCTGTTGCTTTTATTGCACGGATACGGCAGCAATGAAGCCGATTTATTTTCTTTTGCTTCTGAACTCCCTGAAGATTATTATGTCGTTTCAGCACGTGCACCTTACGATTTACAATATGGAAGCTATGCGTGGTATGCCATCAATTTTGATGCCGACGAAAATAAATTCTCTGACCATGAACAAGCTAAAGTTTCTAGAGATTTGATTGGTACTTTTATCAACGAACTACTTGAGAATTACCCTATTGATGCTACAAATATTACACTAATTGGCTTTAGCCAAGGAGCCATTTTAAGTTACGGAGTAGCGCTTTCTGACCCTCAAAAAATCAAAAATGTAATAGGATTAAGCGGCTATGTAAGCGAACCTATTCTTAAAGCAGGCTTTGAAAATAACGACTTTTCTACCTTGGGTATTTTTGCTTCCCACGGCACTGTAGATCAAGTTATTCCTGTGGAATGGGCAAGAAAATCAGATGTGTTTTTAACGCAATTAGGCATTACTCACACCTACAAAGAATACCCAATCGGGCATGGGATTTCACCTCAAGTGTTTTTTGATTTTAAAAATTGGCTGCAAGCCCACTCGTAA
- a CDS encoding dihydroorotase: MNTIIRNAKIIDSKSPFHNKTLDILIADGCITTLGTALTNPENLPEIQLDNLHVSPGWFDSSVSLGEPGFEDRETIENGLQVAAKSGFTGIALQPNSFPIIDNQSQVHFVKSKAQGAATELFPIGALTKGSEGNDMAELFDMKNAGAIAFGDYNRSLDNANLLKIALQYTQDFNGLVIAFSQDEKIKGNGVANEGIVSTRLGLKGIPNLAEELQVARNLFLLEYTGGKLHIPTISTAKSVALIQEAKAKGLAVSCSVAVHHLVLTEEKLEEFDTRYKVSPPLRTETDRLALIEGVKNGTIDIITSDHNPIDIEHKKMDFDTAKSGTIGLESAFGALMTVLPIEIIVEKLTFGRTVFGLATPSIIEGSKANLSLFNPEGTSTFTSEAIRSKSKNSAFIGTEIKGKVYGIVNQYQLILNQ; encoded by the coding sequence ATGAACACCATCATTCGTAACGCAAAAATTATCGACTCCAAAAGTCCATTTCACAATAAGACCCTAGATATATTAATTGCTGATGGTTGTATCACTACACTAGGAACTGCACTAACTAATCCTGAGAATTTACCAGAAATTCAACTCGATAATCTACACGTTTCACCAGGTTGGTTCGACAGCAGTGTCTCTTTAGGCGAACCTGGTTTTGAAGACCGAGAAACTATCGAGAACGGATTACAAGTAGCTGCAAAAAGTGGATTCACCGGAATTGCATTACAACCCAACTCATTCCCAATTATCGATAATCAATCCCAAGTGCATTTTGTAAAAAGTAAAGCCCAAGGTGCAGCAACCGAATTATTCCCTATTGGCGCCTTAACCAAAGGAAGTGAAGGAAATGACATGGCAGAATTATTCGATATGAAAAATGCGGGAGCTATTGCTTTTGGAGATTACAATCGAAGTTTGGACAATGCCAATTTGTTAAAAATCGCATTACAATACACACAAGATTTTAACGGCTTAGTGATAGCTTTTTCCCAAGACGAAAAAATCAAAGGAAATGGAGTCGCTAACGAAGGAATCGTTTCAACACGATTGGGACTTAAAGGAATTCCTAATTTAGCTGAAGAATTACAAGTCGCCAGAAACTTATTTTTACTCGAATATACGGGAGGAAAATTACACATTCCAACTATCTCAACTGCAAAATCAGTTGCTCTAATCCAAGAAGCCAAAGCTAAAGGATTAGCAGTAAGTTGTAGTGTCGCAGTACATCATTTAGTTTTAACCGAGGAAAAACTAGAAGAGTTTGACACTCGTTATAAAGTAAGTCCGCCATTGCGTACAGAAACAGACCGATTGGCTTTGATAGAAGGTGTTAAAAACGGCACTATCGATATCATTACTTCAGACCACAATCCTATTGATATTGAACATAAAAAAATGGATTTTGACACCGCTAAAAGTGGCACCATTGGATTGGAAAGTGCTTTTGGAGCCTTAATGACTGTATTACCTATCGAAATTATAGTTGAAAAACTCACTTTTGGTAGAACTGTTTTTGGGTTAGCAACTCCTTCAATAATCGAAGGTTCAAAAGCCAACTTAAGCTTATTCAACCCTGAAGGAACAAGCACTTTTACTTCCGAAGCCATCCGTTCAAAATCGAAAAACTCGGCCTTTATTGGTACCGAAATCAAAGGAAAAGTATATGGAATTGTAAATCAATACCAACTGATTCTAAACCAATAA